In Alteromonas naphthalenivorans, one DNA window encodes the following:
- a CDS encoding tetratricopeptide repeat protein: MSVVNKMLKDLEAREGVEQPQARYEPPQKKSVSALTIVVFLLVIVTIALAVWVLLNPAPSVSSAVLPSESMPITDTNEVSLTEPSPAILPTSLTASAQPSTESAEKERAEKETAEKVSAEKVSAEKGSVEASLSQNDDTNTPQNLSKPMQASAQVAQDTSSEKATATEGEYLKSPSSRAASDASINPTSNPDNSPTGIFVAKTVSKSVDSLKTAESAPVPRFSKQIDNNKNAPAIDEQVRLALDNNDYNTAIRLMQQKAQSHPTDISVKKKLASLLFASGQVEQAQALLQGMLVNSPDDHSVRLMLSRLYVKQGLTTLAIENANGAVSSPRNPLSVELLSFRANLLQQHGEFDKSLNDYLVLTKRRPLEPKWWLGAAISADSLHQSALAFHAFSQVVKIDTQQTLSPNVHHYAQERMARLREVVK; encoded by the coding sequence ATGAGTGTTGTGAATAAAATGCTGAAAGATCTAGAAGCTCGCGAAGGCGTTGAACAACCGCAAGCTCGATACGAGCCCCCACAAAAAAAGTCAGTAAGTGCGCTTACTATCGTTGTGTTTTTGTTAGTTATCGTCACCATCGCGTTAGCTGTGTGGGTGCTGCTTAACCCCGCGCCATCGGTTTCATCTGCGGTGTTGCCCTCTGAATCAATGCCGATAACAGATACAAACGAAGTGTCATTAACCGAACCAAGCCCCGCTATATTGCCGACTTCTCTGACAGCAAGTGCTCAACCAAGTACTGAATCTGCCGAAAAAGAAAGAGCTGAAAAAGAAACTGCTGAAAAAGTAAGTGCTGAAAAAGTAAGTGCTGAAAAAGGAAGTGTTGAAGCTAGCCTCTCGCAAAACGACGACACGAATACGCCGCAGAATTTATCAAAACCGATGCAGGCGTCTGCCCAAGTAGCACAGGATACCTCTTCAGAAAAGGCGACAGCCACCGAGGGTGAATACTTAAAAAGCCCAAGCTCGCGTGCTGCTTCTGATGCAAGCATTAACCCTACTTCCAACCCAGACAACAGCCCTACTGGCATCTTTGTAGCGAAGACTGTATCAAAGTCGGTAGACAGCCTAAAAACAGCCGAGTCTGCACCAGTGCCACGTTTTTCAAAGCAGATTGATAACAATAAAAACGCCCCTGCGATAGACGAGCAGGTGCGCTTGGCTCTTGATAATAACGACTACAACACAGCCATCAGGTTAATGCAGCAGAAAGCGCAAAGCCATCCAACCGATATTAGTGTTAAGAAGAAGCTAGCGTCCTTGCTATTTGCCAGCGGCCAGGTAGAACAAGCCCAGGCCTTACTACAAGGTATGCTTGTGAATTCACCGGATGATCACAGTGTTCGCCTTATGTTGTCGCGGTTGTATGTGAAACAAGGGCTAACAACGTTAGCGATAGAAAACGCGAACGGGGCTGTTTCTTCACCCCGCAACCCACTGTCTGTAGAGTTACTTAGTTTTAGAGCGAATTTACTGCAGCAACATGGCGAGTTCGACAAGTCACTTAATGATTATTTAGTGCTAACTAAGCGGCGACCTCTCGAGCCAAAATGGTGGTTAGGTGCTGCGATAAGTGCTGACAGTTTGCATCAATCTGCACTGGCGTTTCACGCGTTCTCCCAAGTAGTAAAGATTGATACGCAGCAGACCCTATCACCAAATGTACATCATTATGCGCAAGAGCGCATGGCTAGGCTTCGGGAAGTAGTAAAATGA
- a CDS encoding ExeA family protein, with protein MYLYHFGIRELPFTLTPHTSFFYGLPSHIEASEVLLTALKSGEGFIKVTGEVGTGKTLICRKFLNELPAHFQSAYIPNPLLSPDELRRAVASELGVDIGQTCDQQRFTQCIQERLIDINAQHRSAVLVIDEAQALPVESIEALRLMTNLETESRKLLQVVLFGQPELNQKLSMPELRQLKQRITFSYSLSHMDTDQIYHYVKHRLVVAGHTGEEVFDLACCRLMFMATKGTPRLVNVLCHKAMMLAYGEGKYNVDVSHIKLAIADTEATTLPWYASFALWPSLVAAGVVVSVTLASVLEFGGMA; from the coding sequence ATGTATTTGTATCATTTTGGCATTAGAGAGCTACCTTTTACTTTAACGCCACATACCAGTTTTTTTTATGGCCTACCCAGTCATATTGAAGCCAGTGAGGTGTTACTCACTGCGCTTAAATCTGGTGAGGGCTTTATCAAAGTGACTGGTGAAGTCGGTACAGGCAAAACCCTTATTTGCCGGAAATTTCTTAATGAATTGCCCGCGCATTTTCAATCAGCCTATATTCCTAACCCTCTTTTAAGCCCAGACGAGTTGCGCCGTGCAGTGGCAAGTGAGTTAGGAGTAGATATAGGGCAAACCTGCGATCAGCAGCGTTTCACCCAATGTATTCAAGAGCGACTTATCGATATTAATGCCCAGCATCGCAGTGCTGTTTTGGTGATTGATGAAGCGCAAGCGTTACCGGTAGAAAGTATTGAAGCACTTCGGTTGATGACTAACTTAGAGACAGAAAGCCGTAAATTATTGCAGGTGGTGTTATTTGGGCAACCAGAGCTCAATCAAAAGCTTTCAATGCCGGAGCTGCGGCAGTTAAAGCAGCGCATTACATTCAGTTATTCGTTATCGCACATGGATACCGACCAAATATACCATTATGTAAAACATCGTTTAGTGGTAGCAGGGCACACAGGAGAAGAGGTATTCGACTTAGCGTGTTGCCGATTAATGTTTATGGCTACGAAGGGGACGCCAAGACTGGTCAACGTACTGTGTCATAAGGCCATGATGCTGGCGTATGGCGAAGGCAAGTACAACGTGGATGTATCGCATATTAAGTTGGCTATTGCTGACACCGAAGCCACTACATTGCCTTGGTACGCTTCTTTTGCCCTGTGGCCTTCTTTGGTAGCGGCCGGTGTGGTGGTTTCGGTTACCCTTGCCAGTGTACTCGAGTTTGGAGGCATGGCATGA
- the mshL gene encoding pilus (MSHA type) biogenesis protein MshL — MGKLPRLFGVLSISLAMAGCQSTSEPQQQLVSKVEQNLQEQIDAEKARKSSQLNTPVPIPSAVSAALAAPESVSSTNSLFGPQRFDVNAQSVPISAFFAGLVEGTPYSVAIHPQVTGSVSLQLKQVTIDEVMSLLSDLYGYDIARSGTVFKVRAAGMRTETFAVNYLYMQRNGATQTSITSGGVTQNNNQNNNNGSSSGSYSGNFSSSESYGSQNNSNTNGTTINTRTETDFWADLKVSLEAMVGKENGRAVFVTPQASLVTVRAMPDELSDIRRFLKTSEANLTKQVILEARILEVELNDGYQQGINWNEILANTGNTDFSLSTTAGTLGNDISATLGGVTSLAFLNKDFSGVLSLLSTQGNVQVLSSPRVTAINNQKAVIKVGDDEYFVTDVSSDSTVTSTTTSISPDIELTPFFSGIALDVTPQIDDKGTVLLHVHPSVIETAEQQKVVTMDDEQIVLPLAQSTIRESDTIIRAGSGEIVVIGGLMQTSQTDVVSKTPLLGDIPLFGELFKNRQVSETKKELIILLKPTVVGHDTFEQQLETSRQNMVDWLYVD, encoded by the coding sequence ATGGGCAAGTTACCCCGTCTGTTTGGAGTATTAAGCATATCTTTAGCGATGGCCGGTTGTCAGAGTACATCAGAGCCTCAGCAGCAGCTTGTGTCAAAAGTTGAACAAAACTTACAAGAACAAATTGATGCAGAAAAAGCGCGTAAATCTTCACAACTAAATACCCCAGTGCCCATTCCCTCTGCGGTATCAGCTGCATTGGCAGCACCCGAAAGTGTGTCTTCAACTAACAGCTTGTTCGGCCCACAACGTTTCGACGTTAACGCGCAAAGTGTGCCTATCAGCGCCTTTTTCGCAGGCTTGGTTGAAGGTACGCCTTACAGTGTTGCTATTCATCCGCAAGTAACTGGGTCGGTATCGCTGCAACTCAAGCAAGTTACAATAGATGAAGTTATGTCACTACTCAGTGACTTATATGGCTATGACATTGCGCGCTCAGGAACGGTGTTTAAAGTGCGCGCTGCAGGTATGCGTACTGAAACCTTTGCTGTGAATTACCTCTACATGCAGCGAAACGGGGCAACTCAAACCAGTATTACCTCCGGCGGTGTAACGCAAAATAATAATCAAAATAACAACAATGGTTCTTCTTCGGGCTCGTACAGTGGCAACTTCAGCAGTTCCGAAAGCTACGGAAGTCAAAACAACAGCAATACTAACGGCACAACGATAAACACTCGCACTGAAACCGACTTTTGGGCCGACTTGAAGGTTAGTCTTGAAGCTATGGTAGGTAAGGAAAACGGCCGTGCTGTATTTGTTACTCCGCAAGCAAGCTTAGTTACTGTGCGGGCTATGCCTGATGAATTGTCTGATATACGCCGCTTTTTGAAGACCTCAGAAGCGAACTTAACTAAGCAAGTTATTTTGGAAGCCCGTATTTTAGAAGTTGAACTGAATGACGGTTATCAGCAGGGTATTAATTGGAATGAAATATTGGCCAACACCGGCAATACAGACTTTTCACTTTCAACCACTGCTGGCACGTTAGGCAATGACATCAGCGCTACTTTGGGTGGCGTGACAAGCCTCGCTTTTTTGAACAAAGACTTCTCAGGCGTGCTGTCATTACTGTCTACTCAAGGGAATGTACAAGTACTTTCTAGCCCCCGGGTGACCGCTATTAATAATCAAAAAGCGGTTATAAAAGTAGGTGACGATGAATATTTTGTCACTGATGTGTCAAGCGACAGCACGGTAACCAGCACTACAACGTCTATATCACCGGATATTGAACTTACCCCCTTTTTCTCGGGCATTGCACTAGATGTAACACCGCAAATTGATGACAAAGGCACGGTACTATTGCATGTTCACCCATCGGTGATTGAAACTGCTGAGCAGCAAAAAGTTGTGACTATGGATGATGAGCAAATTGTATTGCCATTGGCACAAAGCACCATTCGAGAGTCAGACACTATAATTCGTGCTGGTTCTGGCGAAATTGTGGTGATAGGTGGCTTAATGCAAACCAGTCAAACCGATGTGGTATCAAAAACGCCATTACTGGGTGACATTCCCTTGTTTGGTGAATTGTTCAAAAATCGCCAAGTTAGCGAAACAAAAAAAGAACTTATTATTTTACTCAAACCCACTGTTGTAGGACACGACACGTTCGAACAGCAACTTGAAACCAGTCGCCAAAATATGGTTGATTGGTTGTATGTGGATTAA
- the gspM gene encoding type II secretion system protein GspM encodes MSKDSLNSKLAAMSPRELIMLFVAGLVVIVLVGFTFFIEPLWKKSQSIQRRLASEATQTSSLSQQLQIYLEALEEDPDKALISSIAELEEKDAILERRFRDELKTLVTPDEMPALVSRMFDDAQQVRLESMATIAPVNIFAGREDLSALTLYRHGLTLTFSGSYFDIRDFLQRAQKENIKLYWEAMDYQVSDYPNGKVTIEFYTVSTQRTFIRV; translated from the coding sequence ATGAGCAAAGATAGCTTGAACAGTAAACTGGCCGCCATGAGCCCTCGAGAACTCATCATGCTCTTCGTCGCGGGCTTAGTGGTGATAGTACTTGTTGGTTTCACGTTTTTCATCGAACCACTTTGGAAAAAGTCGCAATCGATTCAAAGAAGGCTTGCGTCTGAAGCCACGCAAACCTCTTCGTTAAGCCAGCAATTGCAAATTTATCTCGAAGCGCTAGAAGAGGATCCCGACAAGGCCTTGATATCAAGCATTGCAGAATTAGAAGAAAAAGATGCGATATTGGAACGGCGATTTAGAGATGAACTTAAAACCCTAGTCACCCCTGATGAAATGCCAGCGTTGGTTAGTCGTATGTTTGATGATGCACAACAAGTGCGCTTGGAATCTATGGCAACTATTGCGCCTGTTAATATATTTGCAGGGCGTGAAGACTTATCGGCGCTTACGCTTTATCGACACGGCCTAACCTTAACGTTCAGCGGTAGCTATTTTGATATCAGAGACTTTCTTCAACGTGCTCAAAAAGAAAATATAAAGCTTTATTGGGAAGCGATGGATTACCAAGTCAGCGATTACCCTAACGGAAAAGTGACAATAGAGTTTTATACCGTTAGCACGCAAAGGACATTTATCCGTGTTTAA
- a CDS encoding mannose-sensitive agglutinin biogenesis protein MshI, with protein MRQRINLYWPEFKPEFRWLNVGTMLVVWLLTLLIVVLVTMRLSATVQKQSAVLNQAQERTIQLDEELAMAKSQLAERKPSQVLSEEHETLNLSVSQKTLLIEELSGQETREQAPFYQALNGFADVADGSLWLTRFVVRSERLSLYGKVNDPGALPAWLKRLGNATYFEEKEFEVIKLSRDINKDGNPNGVLSFELLSEPADEDVEVAPE; from the coding sequence ATGAGACAGCGGATTAACCTCTATTGGCCAGAGTTTAAACCGGAGTTTCGCTGGTTGAACGTAGGCACAATGCTCGTAGTGTGGTTACTTACATTGCTGATAGTCGTGCTAGTTACCATGAGGTTGAGCGCGACGGTTCAAAAACAAAGTGCAGTGTTAAACCAAGCGCAAGAGCGAACTATCCAGCTTGATGAAGAGTTAGCCATGGCGAAATCTCAATTAGCTGAACGAAAGCCATCACAAGTTTTATCTGAAGAACACGAAACGTTAAACCTTTCGGTCAGCCAAAAAACATTACTTATAGAAGAATTGAGTGGGCAAGAAACTCGAGAGCAGGCGCCATTTTACCAAGCCTTAAATGGTTTTGCCGATGTTGCAGACGGTTCTCTATGGTTAACGCGATTTGTAGTGCGCAGTGAGCGATTGTCATTATATGGCAAAGTAAACGACCCAGGTGCGCTGCCAGCGTGGTTAAAACGACTAGGAAACGCTACCTACTTTGAAGAAAAAGAATTTGAAGTCATTAAATTAAGCCGTGATATCAACAAGGATGGCAATCCAAATGGCGTGTTGTCGTTTGAGTTACTCAGTGAGCCAGCTGATGAAGACGTTGAGGTGGCACCAGAATGA
- a CDS encoding histidine phosphatase family protein: MKEIILIRHGKPLSAHNNKLSAGEFTNWVRQYNQSPLDSAHYPNEKREFAAHHIIASPLKRAQLSANYYMGEPAVDVIPELKEMDIPYYRLPLRLKAWHWVLLNRLMWICGKAGRFESFVEAKNRVGKAAKELEKKAEQHAQIVVFGHGMSNRYIRILLAKRGWEITEKNNGYWGVTRLIKN, encoded by the coding sequence ATGAAGGAAATAATTCTAATTCGGCACGGAAAGCCGTTGTCTGCTCACAACAATAAATTAAGTGCGGGTGAATTTACCAATTGGGTTCGCCAGTACAATCAGTCACCTTTAGACAGCGCCCATTACCCAAATGAAAAGCGCGAATTTGCCGCGCATCACATCATTGCTAGCCCGCTTAAAAGAGCGCAGCTCTCGGCGAACTATTATATGGGCGAGCCCGCAGTTGACGTTATTCCCGAATTAAAAGAAATGGATATACCCTACTACAGGCTACCGCTAAGATTAAAAGCGTGGCATTGGGTTTTATTAAACAGGCTAATGTGGATTTGCGGGAAAGCGGGGCGGTTTGAGTCTTTCGTTGAGGCTAAAAATCGCGTGGGTAAAGCGGCAAAGGAACTCGAAAAGAAAGCCGAACAGCACGCTCAAATTGTTGTGTTTGGACACGGCATGAGTAATCGTTATATTCGCATTCTTCTGGCTAAAAGAGGCTGGGAAATAACGGAGAAAAATAACGGTTATTGGGGTGTGACGCGTTTAATAAAAAATTGA